The DNA window ACATGCTCTCAGCTCAAATGTTTGGTATTCACCCACTGATATGtaatgtgacaaatgtttttttgcagaGTGAAAAGTAAAAGGAGACTTGTCAGAACCTGGCTATGGGATGCTGTGGGGAAAGAAAGTGAGCGAGATGACAAATTCAAACAGCCAACCTTTCTATACTCAAGGGGAAAGAACGAAATTGCTAGACTGTTTTAAACTTAATATCAATTTTGTAAACCGGTTTGTTAACCAGGCAAAGCTAAATAGTAGACTGGTGTTTACGAGGAAGCAAGAGTTGCTTGAGCGGTGTGTAGCCTATGATTGGAGGCGGAGCCTTCCCACTGCTAGAGAACAACCCTCGTTGCTCTGCTCACCCAGTGCTGCTAATAGCTTGTCTATCAAGTACAAGTCACGGTAAGGTGAGTCAGAAGTAATAAATCGAGACTCGAGTACTACAACTCCATTGTGACATTTCTGTTACCTGCTATTACTTCCATTTTTACTCCCCAGTCACTTGCTTTCTTCTGTATGTGCTGCAATTAGGCAAAAAGAGGAATTAGACAACACTTAAGWCAGAAGTTGATGAAAGAGTAGTACACCATGGAGTGTTCTGACAACTTACGCCTCGTGTTGATGTTTTGTGAAGGGAATATACTGCTGTTGTTGCCATAGTTAAAGCGGTCCTCAGAAACTGCATGTCCATACCTTTATTTTTGAGAAAGCAATCAAGGTTTATAACACATCAATTGGTTGTTTTATTACCTTAAAATGTGATCTCACCTTGGTTGTGTTTGGTACCAAATGGAGGATTCATTATCACAGTGTCAAATTTCTTGGCATATGCATGGGATCTCAGGGAGCACATGTCACACYGGATCAGGTCTACGTTGGTCAGCTCAAATTCCTCAGAGTTCCTTTTGAATATCTCCAGTGCGTCGTCATCAATGTCAAACCCAACACACAAACTGTAAGAGAAGAAGGTGAGTGGTTAAATACTCCAGTACAATAACTTTTATTCAGACAGTTGGTGTTATTTTCTTACCCTGCATCAAGCATTGCTGCTCCAATGCTAAGAACGCCACATCCGCATCCCAAATCTGCAACCAATTTGCCCTCGATGTCATCAAATGTGTTGTGGATTGTATAAAGCATACATGCTGAAAAGACACATGTTTAAATTACTAAAATTAGACTCAGCAATTTCAATTACAACAAAATTCAAATTGGCATGCAAACAAATCGTGAAGAGCCAGTAGGAGGTTTTGGCAGATTGTTGTAGTTGACRTCTACGTGATGTCATATGGATGAGTCTACCGTTAACAACAAACACACGTTTGTAATGTTATAGCTTTAGTGGGCCACCTATATTGATTATTGTGGAGTAGTCTTACCTGCAATGTGAGGGCTGGTTGGATATTGTTCAAGAAGAATCTTGGGTTCTTCAAAGGCGTCCACTTGTTGAAGACAACTTTCCAACTCTTTCAGCTTCATATTGGCTGTATAGCAAACCTTGACCTGCTACAGCTAACGGTACATACACTCAACGCCGAGAGCCCTATCGGGAAGACCACGGATATCAAGGAAGCTAGATTGTACTCGATAGCTGCTTTCCGTAAATGCAATCAAAGACTTGGTTTTATTGTTTACCTTCTGCTGGCCACATTTGAGCTAGAATATGGCATAGAAAGCTAAATTTCGCAGCACACACCTCTTCAGAGCCCCGGGGAGGGTGTACAGAGTGACACTTCCGCATTAGTGGGGTCTCAATGAAAACAATCCGAAGTGGAACAGACGCTAAGAAAAGTAGTACAGCTCTATGATCATGGTGTTTTTGCAATACAAAACATGCATAACATTTTCTGATTCCGCTAGTTACTGTCACCACTGGCATTGTCATTTCATAGTTAGGGATTAGCTAGGTTACTGTAATCGTGGGTTGTGATGGTTTGTCTATATAACTTTTGGTGTACAAAATTGCATGGTCACGGTTGATCAGCTGCCTACTGGACAGCAGTAGCCGAAACTACTACACAGCTTGATCACCTGCCAAACTGGATGTGGATTTGCAATGAAGCCAGGTCAGTGTGTTtgaaccaatgatttatatacgTCATTGGTTTAACACAATAGACGCGGAACACAAACAGTGAACACAATAACCGGATGTATCGCGAGAAATCACGAGAACATAGCAACAggacaacaaaaatacatttgtgtaCAAGCCAGAGTTTATGATGGCGGCGTTGCTGCTACGCCGGGACAAGAAATCTACTGCTGCTCATTTAAAGTCAGACCTTAATCGgactgacaacagctctggtgtccGACAACTTCAAGAGCTGCTTGATTCTGTTCTTAATCCAGAAAAGCCAGCGGCAGACACCGAGGCTCTTGACTGGTGTAAATGTCTAATAGCAGGAGGAGAAGGTTTCGAGGAATTCTGCAAAACGGTCCGGTCCTATGACAATGCTACTCTATGCGGCTTGGTTTGGACAGCCAATTTTGTGGCATACCGCTGTCGGACTTGTGGCATTTCTCCTTGCATGTCACTCTGCGCAGAGTGTTTTAACAACGGCGATCACACAGGCCATGATTTCAATATGTTCAGGAGCCAGGCTGGTGGGGCCTGTGACTGTGGAGATAGTAATGTCATGCGAGAAACTGGGTAAGTCCTTAGCATAAgagcgctagctagctaacgccaaCTGGCTAGCTAGATTGTAGTGCCATTTTCTAATGAATAGATAATACTTAATACTTGACATTTTTTGACAGCAACTGACATaatcaaacaataaaaaaaatgtatggggcCTAGTATGGGTCATAATGCCTAGTTTGCTGGCAAACAGCTAGTTCGTCATGAKAATGCCTAGTTTGCTGGCTAACAGCTAGTTCGCAAAGTTCTACCTAGTTGGGAGTATGCTGCCTTACTGAGTCTAGTTTATATAGCAACTGTGCCGTTTTGACAGGTCCTCTTAATTTTACTCACATCTGTTGTCACTGAACATGCTATTGATTGAAAAAACATGAATCTTTTGATTTAGCTATACAAAAcccaaacattttatttttatggggGCACTAGTTAGCCTGCGTTTAGACAGACATCCCAATTCGGATTTTTTTTCACGAATTGGAGCTCTGAAAAAGCTCTTattgaaaatacaaattatttgGAAAAAATWAATGAATTgggcgttagctagctaacaaaacaCCAGAGGCTAGTTMACGTCCCTGTCATAGGACCCAACCCCAGCAATCTAGTCAAGTACACACAGCTTTGAACAATGGCTATAaacacagcagaggtgtatttattaCGTCTCGCAACAGAAACAGTTTACCTTTTTAAGAATCAAATTGAACAACTTAATACTTGCATTTTATATGTTTGCATTTTATATTCTTAATGCAAATACTGTGCTATTGAAATGAACTAATCCTACAAGGTTTCTAGgataatacaacaacaaaaaaatccctgCAGAATAACTCGATCACTTCTTGTAACATATCAGCTCATGTTTAGATTTAAAGggcgactgcacttcctgatttggcctcttTTTAACAAATATTTGGTTAATTAAGAAATGTTAGAGGCCATGGTTCAATTAAAACGTGAGTTGGttttggggtgtggtttgatgtgggtgtgtgtttgcaggtggGAAGTTAACCAAATTATTCTGCCAATTAGCTTCAGTCTGGTGTGCGCCCTTTgcaaagttggtttgactttggatagcctatccctggggctagttagggaccaccAATAAACAAGACAATATTTTCATTTTGYGCACCTTTTAGTTTTCTTATtaaatatttcaatatttgtatatgaaatACTTTAACTCAAACCAACTATAcattaagtcattgaaatttggattATTGGAATTTTATAATTGTCCTATGTACATGGTGTAATTTAGATGGTCtgtaactagccccatagggattaCCAAAGTCAACCCACATTTACCACGGGCATTACAATTGGGTCTTGCAGCTGCACTccaaattgatgattacttgtgggcagaattgaaacgAACCAAACCTTCAATTGTGTTCTGACGCAAGTCACGACCACAAGTCCCACACAACTCAGTTTTGGATGACAATGACTTTATGACACTATTTACACTTTAGTAAATTTTGACAGAATAAATGCTTCTGACTcgtatcgatgccacataggttMTTTTCTAAATGAGAATTCgttttttaggggcagttgctctttaacaTATCTTCTTTGCAGCTTACTCCCCACCATTCCTTTAAGTTATTAGTTTACTCTTCTGCAGTTATTCTTTTCTGATGGATGACATTGCATGACATTTTATTAAAGGCAGTCAGATATACTACTAGCCTAACTTAAAATGCACAWCTTGCACTATCAAAGGAAGAGAAAAGACACTGCTTGTGTCCATTAGATAGGTTGTCCTGTAATTGTTCCCAAATACTTCCACAATTTATTTTAGGTACTTCTCTTGGTTATGAAATAAACTTATATGGATGTTGTTCTGTCAGGTTTTGCAGACGGCATCGGTTAAGAACCGGGGAGAATGTTCCTTCAGTGCCCCGAGACTTACTACTGATGTCAGAGATGGTCCTCTCTCGCTTCATCATCTGTATCATACAGTACCTAAGGGATGGATACACTGAACCAGGTGGGAGAAMCAGCATCGCACTATGTCTACAGAATACCCTAAAAGCACCTGATTGCAATTAAACAGCCCTCTGAGAACAAAACATTGTGGAGAAAGTTATTTTACAACTATCTTATGTAGGTCATTCTGCTTGTTTTCATGAGCCCTTCTGACACATTTTAATTTCACAACTTTTATCATA is part of the Salvelinus sp. IW2-2015 linkage group LG36, ASM291031v2, whole genome shotgun sequence genome and encodes:
- the mettl5 gene encoding rRNA N(6)-adenosine-methyltransferase METTL5, coding for MKLKELESCLQQVDAFEEPKILLEQYPTSPHIAACMLYTIHNTFDDIEGKLVADLGCGCGVLSIGAAMLDAGLCVGFDIDDDALEIFKRNSEEFELTNVDLIXCDMCSLRSHAYAKKFDTVIMNPPFGTKHNQGMDMQFLRTALTMATTAVYSLHKTSTRGHIQKKASDWGVKMEVIAELRYDLPASYKFHKKKSVDIKVDFJRFSTT